The following DNA comes from Chloroflexaceae bacterium.
GCGCCGAGGAAGCTGACGCCATGCCCCTATCCGAAACATCTCGCGCCGCTGCTGAGCCGGTTCTCTCCCTCCGGGGGGTCGAGAAACAGTTTCGGCTGCGGCGCAGCCTGGCCGACCGGCTGGCGCGTCGCCCGCCGCGGGCGGTGCGGGCGGTGGACGGGGTTGATCTACAGTTAGGCCGCGGGCGCACCCTTGGGGTAGTCGGCGAGAGCGGAAGTGGCAAGACGACCCTGGCCCGCTGCGTGGTGGGGTTGGAGGAGCGCACCGGTGGCGAGATCAGCCTGGTGGACGTGCCCCTGGCGCCTGGTCTGGAGCAGCGCGCCCCGGCGGTGTTGCGGCGCATCCAGATGGTCTTTCAGAACCCGCAGGAGGCGTTGAATCCCTATCTGACGGTCGGTGAGACGCTACGGCGCCCGTTGATGCGGCTGGGGGGCCTCACGCGGGCCGAGGCCGATCGGCGCGTGGCCCGGCTGCTCGACGCGGTGAAGCTCGACCCCGGTTACGCCGCGCGGTACCCGGCGCAGTTGAGCGGCGGCGAACGGCAGCGCGTGGCGATTGCCCGCGCCTTTGCCGCCGAGCCTGACCTGGTGTTGCTCGATGAATCAGTTTCGGCGCTTGACGTCTCGGTGCAGGCGGCGGTGCTCAACCTGCTGAGCGAGTTGCGGCGTCGCAACGGCACGACTTACCTCTTCATCACCCATGACCTGGGGGTGGTGAGCTACCTGGCCGACGACGTGGCGGTGGTCTATCTGGGGCAGGTGCTGGAAGAGGGGCCGGTGGAAGCCGTGCTCCGGCCGCCGATGCACCCCTACACCGAGGTTCTGCTCTCGGCGCTGCCTGCCCTGCCACCCGACCCGCCGCGCGCGCCGATCGCCCTGGAGGGCGACATCCCTGCGCCTACGGCTATGCCCTCAGGATGTCGCTTCCACACTCGTTGCCATCGCTTGCTCGGGCCGATCTGCGCCCAGGAAGAACCGCCCTGGCGCGATGCCGGCGACGGCCATCGCATCAGGTGCCATATCCCCCTCGAGGAGCTCGGCAGGTTGCAGAGATCGAGGGAAGAGGAGGGTTATTTTGGATTTTAGATTTGGGATTTTGGATTTTGGATTATCGTGGGCGGCATCGCGGTTTTGGATTCTAGATTTTGGATTGCCGTGGGTGGCATTGCGGTGAGGTGTGGCGATGATGCGCCAGCGCTCTCTTCAACAGGAATTGGTGTACGATGCACATGGGCAGGGCGCACAACGTCGCGATGCATACGTGGCTATAGCGCTTTCGAACGCCCGTGCCAGGGCCTATTTTCATATCGGGGCCTCGCTGATGGCCAGGTTGTACGGTGACGCACAGTTCGCAGGAACCTTGCCATTCGCCGCGTTTGCCTCCCTCCCAGCCTCCCCCGGGGGGGAAGGGCCTGGTTCTCTACCCCGGCGGGGCAAGATCGGGGAGGGGGCGGCTCGTCAATGACACGCTATATCTTGCGTCGTCTGGGCTTTCTGGCGCTAACGTTGCTGTTCACCTCGGCGCTGATCTTCGTGATCACCCGGCTGCTTCCGGGTGACGTGGCCCGGGTGATCCTGGGGCGCGAGGCGAGCGAGCAGGCCCTGGAGGCGCTGCGCGAGGAACTGGGGCTCAATCGGCCGGCGGTGGTGCAGTACCTTGACTGGCTGGGCGACTTTGTGCGCGGCGACTGGGGACGTTCCTACAGCACGCGCCTGCCGATCCGCGAGGTGGTGCTGGAACGGCTGGGCAACTCGCTGATGCTGGCCGGTTTCACGCTGGTGATCGCTGTGCCGCTGGCGGTGGCTCTGGGGGTGATCGCCGGGTTGCGCGAGGATCGCCTGGCGGACCAGGCGATCAGCATCGGCGCGCTGGCGGTGGTCGGGTTGCCCGAGTTTGTCACCGGGCTGGTGCTGATTGACCTGTTCGCCTTCCGCCTGCGCTGGTTGCCGGCGAACTCTTCGATTGCTCCGGGCAGCGGCTTTCTGGCCGCACTGCCGCAGTTGATCCTGCCAGCGCTCACGGCGACGCTGGTGCTGCTGGCCTACATCATTCGTCTGACGCGGGCCGGAGTGATCGAGGAGCTGCGGCAGGATTACGTGCGCACGGCGGCGTTGAAGGGCCTGCCGCAACGGGTGGTGATCGTGCGCCACGTCTTACGCAATGCCCTGTTGCCGACCGTCACGGTGGTGGCGATCAGCCTGGGATGGCTGATCAGCGGCCTGATCGTGGTCGAGAATGTCTTCAACTACCCCGGCCTGGGTCGCCTGCTAACTTTTGCCATTGATCGGCGCGATCTGCCCTTGTTGCAGGCTGTGAGCATGATCACGGTGCTGATCTTCGCGCTTGCGAACCTGGCCGCGGATGTGATCTATGCCTTTTTGAATCCACGGATCCGGTTGGGATAGAGGGAGGTGAAAATCTCTGGGAGGGCTATGCCCTCCCAGATCCTTCCGTGAAGGCCGTCGCGGTTACGCTTTGGCGGCGGCGTAGAGTTCGGCCACCTTGTTCCAGTTGACGGTGTTCCACCAGGCGTCAATATAGGCGGCGCGGCGGTACTGGTACTTCAGGTAGTAGGCGTGTTCCCAGACGTCCACGCCGAGGATGGCGGTTTTGCCCTCCATGAGGGGGTTATCCTGGTTGGGCGTGCTCATGATGCTCAGCGCGCCGTTCTTATCGGCGATGAGCCAGGCCCAGCCGGAACCGAAGCGGCCCAGGGCGGCTGCCTTGAACTGCTCCTGGAAAGCGGAAAAGCTGCCAAAATCGCTGATAATGGCGGCAGCCAGAGAGCCGGTCGGTTCACCGCCGCCGCCGGGAGTCATGATTTCCCAGAAGAAGGTATGGTTCCAGTGACCGCCGCCGTTGTTGCGCACGGCCATACGGATGTCCTCGGGAACGGCGTCGAGGTTGCGGAGCAGTTCCTCCAGGCTCTTATCCTTCAGTTCCAGATGTTTGGCGATAGCGTTATTCAGATTGTTAACGTAGGTCTGATGGTGGTTGTCGTGGTGGTAATGCATGGTCGCCTCGTCAATATGAGGCTCGAGGGCGTTGTACGCATACGGAAGCGGCGGGAGTTCGAACGGCATCGGAGACCTCCTCTTTCGCTACAGCGCGTGACATGAAACGGGAGGCCAGCGCAGAGACTGACCGCCGGGCCGTCTCTACGCCAGCGCCCCTCCCTCCTTTTCCTGCGGGTCTCGGCGGCGAGGCCGGTTCTAAACGAACCAGATGTCAGGCGGGAACGTGGTACCGGCAGCAGCGCGCGCCAGTGGCGATAGTGCCGTCGCGGGCGATCGGCGTTCCAAGCAAGTCTTCGTAGAGCCGTAATTCCTGGGCGCAGAACTGCGGGTGGCGACGCGCGACGCAGTCAACCGGACAGTTATACTCGGTGAGGGTAAACGAGCCATCCTCGTGCTGTTCCCACTCGCACATGTATCCCTGCTCGGCCAGGAGTTCGGCCAGGGCCGCCACCCGGGCAGCGCGGTCCTTGCCGTCCAGATGGGGCCGGAATTCCTGTGCCAGCGCCTCGCGGCGGCGAGAAAGGACCTGCTCAATCGCCGCGGAACCGCCAATGTCATCCAGGCAGGTTACCAGGTCAAGGGCCAGGCGGTCGTAGCCTTTGGGAAAACAGGCCTCGGCCTCGGCGGTAAGGGCGTAGAGATGGGAAGGGCGCCCGATGTTGCGCCGTACTCCGACCACCTGAACCTGACCGTCACGCTCGAGCAGGGCCAGGTGCTGGCGCACCCCTACCGCGCCAATGCCAAGCGCATCACTGATTTCCTGCGCCGTCATTTCGCCATGGCGGCGGAGGAGGTTCAGGATGTTCTGGCGGGTCGCTCCCTGCTCTCTGCGTTCTGTCATGACCATGGTTTTATCAGTCTGCGCTATTAAAAGCATAGGGAGTATAACACGCATTTTTTTCGAGTGTCAAGGCGACCCCGCCTTGAGAGCATTCGCGTTTACCGCATACGTATTCATCGCAAAGGGCGCAGAAAGGTTGTAAAAAGCCAGCCTCTGGTCTCCTCTGCGAACTCTGCGGCGAGTCTAAACATGGTGCTCGCCTTGCCCCTTCGCGGAGCGATTCTGTATAATGCAGCGGGGGCGCGGGCCCTCATTTTGTGTCGGGTGGCGCGTGACGGCGCGCCGCATCACAGGCGGCCAGTGTGAATATCGAACAGCCTCGCGTAGCTTCGCGCCGTAGCATCTTGCCAGCATCGTTGCGTTCGGTCTGGGCGTCGCGCATGCTGCTGGCGATCATCCTCTTGCTCGGGGCGTATTTCCGCACCCTCAGCCTGACCGATTGGGACAGCGACACCGGCCAGCACCCCGACGAGCGCTTTTTTTCCGTTGTCGCCTCGACGGTGCGGCTTCCCGGCAGCCTGGGCGAGTTGTACGACTCGTCGCGTTCTCCGCTCAATCCGCGCAACTACGACAGCTCTCCGCTATACGTCTACGGGCCTTTTCCGATCATCGTCACCAGAGTAGCGGCGGTAATGCTCACGCCTGCGGAGGCGCTGCCGGCGCAGACGCCGCGGATCAACGGGCCGCCGCGGGTGGGCGCCGACCCGATGTATCCGGGCGAGCAACGCACTGACTATGGTCCGCCGGTGGCGAATCCTGAGCGCGCCTTTCCCCGCGCCAGCCTGCTGATACCGCTGCTCAACCCCGAGGGTCGCGATCTGACCGCATACGGCCAGATCCAGAAGGTCGGGCGCGGGCTGGCGGTGCTGTTCGATCTTGGCTCGATTGTCCTGGTGTATCTGATTGGGCGGCGGCTGTTTGGCCGGCGCATCGGGTTGCTGGCCGCGCTGCTCACGGCGCTGACCGTGATGCATATCCAGCAGTCCCATTTCTTCGTTGATCCCATCTTTTCTACCTTCTTCTGTCTGCTCAGCCTGTACTGGGCCGTGCGGGCGGCCCAGGGCGGCGGCTGGTTGAGTTATGTGGCGCTCGGTCTCGCCATTGGCGCAGCAATGGCGAACCGGATCACGCTGGCGACGCTGGGGTTGGCGGCGATTGCCGCGGCAGCAGTGTCGGCATGGCGCCATGCGCAGGGCGCCAGCCGCGAGGAAGGCGCGCCGGTCGCCACATTGGCCTGGGAACGATTTGTGAGTCGCGAGTTGCCGCTGCTGATCCTGGCCGGCACGCTGACATTGCTCAGTTTCCGCACCCTCGCGCCCGATGCGTTCACCGGCTCGACGCCCACGTCGCCAGCGCTTGTCGTCGAGGGCCGGCCGCAGGCGGCGGGCTGGCTCCAGGGGGCCGGTTTTCTCGACATCCGGCCCGAGCCGCGCTTTGTCAGCAATATCAGCGCGGTGCGGGCGCTAGTAAGCGGGGAACTGGATTATCCGCCTTCGCAGCAGTGGGTCGGGCGCACTCCCTACCTGTTTCCCTGGGTGAATATGGTGCTCTGGGGTATGGGTCCGGCGCTGGGGCTGGCAGCCTGGGGGGGCGCGGCGGCCTTTGCCCTCCGAGGGATGCGCCAGGCGCTGTGGCCGCAGCCGGCCCCTCCGCAGCTCAGCCCGGCCTGGGTGCTGCTGGCATGGATCGGCTTCTACTTCGGCTGGCAGGGGGGGCAGTTCGCGATCACCCTGCGCTACCTGCTGCCGATCTACGGCGCGCTGACCGTGTTCGGGGCCTGGGGGCTCGTGCGCCTGGCCGACCTGGCGCGTCAGCCGGCGCCGCCGGGCTGGCGGGCGCTGGCGATCCGCGGCGGGCGGTGGGCGCTGCCGCTGGTGGCGCTGGCGACGCTGGCCTGGGCCTACGCCTTCTCACGGATCTACGTCCAGCCCCACTCGCGGGTGATGGCCGCCCGCTGGCTGGCCGATAACGCGCCGCCCGGCGCGTTCGTCATGTCAGAAGTCTGGGATGACCCGCTGCCCTTACAGGCCGCCGATGCCGCCTGGGGCCTGACCTTCCAGGGCCTCCAGTCGGCGCCGTATGCGGAGGATGAGCCGCGCAAGTACGTCGGCGGCATGGGGCTGAGCGGCGGCTACGAAGAAGGGCTGCTCGACCAGCTCGACCGCGCCGATTACATCACCCTCACCAGCAACCGCATCTACGACAGCGCCTCGCGGCTGCGCATGCGCTACCCGGCGCTGATGCGCTACTACCACGCCCTGTTCAGCGGTGAACTGGGCTTCCGGCTGGCGGCGGAGATCACCTCGTACCCGCACATTCTGGGGATTGAGATCCCCGACCAAGTGGCCGAAGAGGCTTTCCACGTCTACGACCATCCCCGGGTGCTGATCTTCGAGAAGACCGCGGCCTACTCCCGCGAGCGGGCCGAGGCGCTGATCACCGGCGACGTGCTGTGGGAGGAGGTGTACAAATCCCCGGTGCTGATCGCCGACCGCAACCCGGCAGCGCTGCGCCTGACCGACGGCCAGTGGCGCCGCTATGCCGCCGGCGGGGCCTGGGTGCTCGACGACCTGCCGCAGCCGCTCGCGCCGTTGACCTGGCTGCTGGCGCTGGAGGCGCTGGCTCTGGCGACCTTCGCCCTGCTGTTCCCCCTCCTGCCGCGCCTGCCCGACCGGGGCTTCAGCCTGGCGAAGATCCTCGGCCTGCTGCTCGTGGCCTACCTGGCCTGGCTTGCCGGCAGTCTGGGCAACGGACCAGGCATTCCCGGGCGCGGCAACGCTGGCGCGGTGGGCCGGGGGCCGTTCCCGCTGCCCTTCGCTCCGGCGACGCTCTGGCTGTGCGCCGCCCCGCTGGTGCTGGTGGGCGCGGCGGCGGCCTGGCGCCAACGGGCCGAGTTGCGGGCCTTCGGGCGGGCGCGCCGCGCGGCCCTGCTGGGCGCCGAGGCAGTGTTTCTAGCCTTCTTCCTGCTGGGCATACTATTGCGCCTGCTCAACCCGGATCTGTGGCACCCGGCCCGCGGTGGCGAGAAGCCCATGGACTTCGCCTATTTCAACGCCGTGCTGCGCAGCGCCGCCTTCCCGCCCTACGATCCCTGGCACGCAGGCGGGTTCATCAACTACTACTACTTCGGCTTCGTGCTTGTCGGCGCGTTGACCCATCTCAGCGGCGCGGCGCCGGGGGTGGCCTACAACCTGGCCGTCGCCACCGTGCTCGGCCTCACCGCGCTGGGGTCCTGGGGCGCGGTCTACAACCTCCTCGGCGGGCGGGGCGATGCAGCCGGGGAGCAGCGGGCGCTTGCAGCCGCGGGACTGGCGCCGGCGCTGGGGCTGATCCTGGGCAACCTGGCCCAGGCCGTCTGGTTCCTCAACGGTTATGCTGCCGAGCAGGCGGCGAAGGGCCGTCCCGAGTGGGCCTACTGGGACGCGACGCGGATCGTGCCGGGAACGGTGAACGAGTTTCCCTTCTTCACCTTCCTTTTTGGCGATCTGCACGCCCATATGCTGGTCATGCCGCTCAGCCTGGCCCTGCTGGGGCTGGCCGTGGCCTATGCGCGCGACGTGCCGCGCCAGGCGGGTCGCGCCGTGGCCTGCGCTCTGGCGATGGGCCTCCTGGCGGGAGCCATCCGTGCGACCAATACGTGGGATTACCCCACCTTCGTCGGCCTGGCCGCCCTGCTGCTGGCCGTGGCGGGCTGGCGGGCCAGCCGCGGGCAGGGGGTGGCCCGATCACTGCTGTGGATCGCCGGGCCGCCGCTGCTGATGGCAATCAGCGGTAATCTGTTCTTCGCCCCCTTTGTCGCCAACTTCGCCACCGAGTCCTCAGGAGTGGAACTCTGGCGCGAGAGCATGGCTCCTACACTGCTCGGTCAGGTCCTCGGCGCGTCGCGGACGACGCTGCGCGAGGCGTTCCTGCTGTACGGTCACTGGCTCTTCGCCGCGGCCACCGCGGGGGCGCTCCTGCTCCAGCGCCTCGCCAGGCCAAAGGTCGCGGCGGGCGCGGCGGCCATCGCTGTGGGCATCGCGGTGATCGGTCTGGCGCTACACTGGCCGGCCCTGGCGCTGCTGATCCCGCTGCTCGGCGCAGCGCTCTGGC
Coding sequences within:
- a CDS encoding ABC transporter ATP-binding protein, translated to MSILEIDNLTVGYRGAEGWRDAVRDVTLRVAPGERLGVVGESGSGKSTLALAALRFLGAGGAIRGGTVRLRGIDLGALSPDALRAVWARDVRLVPQNPLAALNPSLRVGDQVAEAILQSAPRPITPAEARRQALDLLRLVRLADPERVARGYPHELSGGMQQRALIAMALHGDPALLILDEPTTSLDVTTEAAILALLADLTNRSRERATLFISHNLGIVARMCNRVAVLYAGELVEVAPTAALFAAPLHPYTAGLIGSLPRPGMRHTLRPLRPIPGAIPRLDNLPRGCVFHPRCPLALDRCRAERPPLEAPAPDRQVRCFRWHEVERGALAGAEEADAMPLSETSRAAAEPVLSLRGVEKQFRLRRSLADRLARRPPRAVRAVDGVDLQLGRGRTLGVVGESGSGKTTLARCVVGLEERTGGEISLVDVPLAPGLEQRAPAVLRRIQMVFQNPQEALNPYLTVGETLRRPLMRLGGLTRAEADRRVARLLDAVKLDPGYAARYPAQLSGGERQRVAIARAFAAEPDLVLLDESVSALDVSVQAAVLNLLSELRRRNGTTYLFITHDLGVVSYLADDVAVVYLGQVLEEGPVEAVLRPPMHPYTEVLLSALPALPPDPPRAPIALEGDIPAPTAMPSGCRFHTRCHRLLGPICAQEEPPWRDAGDGHRIRCHIPLEELGRLQRSREEEGYFGF
- a CDS encoding ABC transporter permease, with translation MTRYILRRLGFLALTLLFTSALIFVITRLLPGDVARVILGREASEQALEALREELGLNRPAVVQYLDWLGDFVRGDWGRSYSTRLPIREVVLERLGNSLMLAGFTLVIAVPLAVALGVIAGLREDRLADQAISIGALAVVGLPEFVTGLVLIDLFAFRLRWLPANSSIAPGSGFLAALPQLILPALTATLVLLAYIIRLTRAGVIEELRQDYVRTAALKGLPQRVVIVRHVLRNALLPTVTVVAISLGWLISGLIVVENVFNYPGLGRLLTFAIDRRDLPLLQAVSMITVLIFALANLAADVIYAFLNPRIRLG
- a CDS encoding superoxide dismutase, with amino-acid sequence MPFELPPLPYAYNALEPHIDEATMHYHHDNHHQTYVNNLNNAIAKHLELKDKSLEELLRNLDAVPEDIRMAVRNNGGGHWNHTFFWEIMTPGGGGEPTGSLAAAIISDFGSFSAFQEQFKAAALGRFGSGWAWLIADKNGALSIMSTPNQDNPLMEGKTAILGVDVWEHAYYLKYQYRRAAYIDAWWNTVNWNKVAELYAAAKA
- a CDS encoding winged helix-turn-helix transcriptional regulator, translated to MTERREQGATRQNILNLLRRHGEMTAQEISDALGIGAVGVRQHLALLERDGQVQVVGVRRNIGRPSHLYALTAEAEACFPKGYDRLALDLVTCLDDIGGSAAIEQVLSRRREALAQEFRPHLDGKDRAARVAALAELLAEQGYMCEWEQHEDGSFTLTEYNCPVDCVARRHPQFCAQELRLYEDLLGTPIARDGTIATGARCCRYHVPA